Proteins encoded together in one Leptospira meyeri window:
- the serC gene encoding 3-phosphoserine/phosphohydroxythreonine transaminase — protein sequence MPTFTHRVFNFNAGPAMLPTEVMEEAKSEFLNYKGTGMSVMEMSHRGNVFQNILDESLSDLRELLELPSRYAVVYFPGGATLQFSAIPFNYLKVGESADFALTGVWAKKAYEEAKKFYPNVKSIFNGADSKYMELPTITDEIVNEGAKYVYITSNNTIYGTRYKTFPKLKKAPLFADMTSELLSRKLPIEDFSVIFAGAQKNIGPSGLTLVIYDKEKLPTLDHPIPNLMNFALMEKNGSLYNTPPTYSIYIAGLVFKYLKRKGGLEAMEATNERKAKKLYETIDASNLFYAPVPEEFRSAMNVVFRSHNEALDSKFLALAEEQGFAGLKGYRDMGGFRASIYNAMPVEGVDALISLIKEFERTHG from the coding sequence ATGCCTACATTTACGCACAGAGTCTTCAATTTTAATGCCGGCCCTGCCATGTTGCCCACCGAAGTCATGGAGGAAGCTAAGTCTGAGTTCCTAAATTACAAAGGGACTGGAATGTCTGTTATGGAAATGAGCCACAGAGGAAATGTTTTCCAAAATATTTTGGACGAATCTCTCAGTGACCTAAGAGAATTACTCGAACTACCTTCCCGTTATGCGGTGGTTTATTTTCCAGGTGGGGCCACTTTACAATTTTCAGCCATTCCTTTTAATTATTTAAAAGTGGGAGAGTCTGCTGATTTTGCACTCACAGGTGTTTGGGCTAAAAAAGCCTATGAAGAAGCAAAGAAATTTTACCCAAATGTGAAATCTATTTTTAATGGGGCCGATTCCAAATATATGGAACTTCCCACCATCACCGATGAGATCGTGAATGAGGGAGCCAAATATGTTTATATCACTTCTAACAATACCATTTACGGAACTCGTTATAAAACTTTCCCTAAATTAAAAAAGGCTCCCCTTTTTGCTGACATGACAAGTGAGCTCTTAAGTCGTAAACTTCCCATAGAAGATTTTTCTGTCATCTTTGCAGGCGCACAAAAAAATATTGGGCCTTCTGGACTCACTCTTGTCATCTATGACAAAGAAAAATTGCCAACACTCGACCATCCCATTCCAAACCTAATGAACTTTGCTCTCATGGAAAAAAATGGATCTTTGTACAACACACCTCCCACTTATTCCATCTACATTGCTGGTCTTGTGTTTAAATACTTAAAAAGAAAAGGTGGCCTTGAGGCGATGGAAGCAACAAATGAAAGGAAAGCAAAAAAATTGTATGAGACAATCGATGCTTCAAACCTTTTTTATGCACCGGTTCCAGAAGAGTTTCGTTCCGCAATGAACGTTGTGTTTCGAAGTCATAACGAAGCTCTAGATTCCAAATTTCTTGCTCTTGCCGAAGAACAAGGGTTTGCTGGGCTCAAAGGATACCGTGACATGGGTGGATTTAGAGCAAGTATCTACAATGCAATGCCAGTAGAAGGTGTGGATGCCCTTATCTCTTTGATCAAAGAATTTGAAAGGACCCATGGGTAA
- a CDS encoding P83/100 family protein, producing the protein MRISRSIIICLTFVSLSLTAQSKAPLGESEIKGSKKIEFINRSLRKASDEIIQENTEIGRKLAETLAKENTATVDGVKIQRVLPGADGKLGADILILSESQSFDHVNSIARIIASYVEKSFQYKVGNAETLAQYILYYNATHRKDSKFFTKKYTEGVITATSPDKLGIDTVYKNWPGKTQIIIPIEGNILKDSGKDLTTDELEKDVNKTVKDKEKDPATKQKMEDEAKKMDKLQTDKIKEEKKVLQDKKQDVANEQKDLQDKKEALKKKEQETVASLNELKKDPVKNKTEIEKKTEEIKQIEQEKKDTEKKSEAVEAKKEELSKKEEQIAKKEEARTGTTSGDSAKKEDTVQKVEAKVEELKSELAQTKEELKKKEEQSDNVVNNKILFMKFIKYDTDGHYSNELWAIDPAKDDALFKSPYNNICSKEFKEIANQGVLVLGYDGEKVENRKHKLVLLDPDKLGVKKTSESADIFWRTPMINREDKIYVIEKVKDKYHVARFKSDLTFEKRTEEAVEENSELTFFGDKIYVTGKPKEGDKTTIKVFKKEDLSLLKTIAP; encoded by the coding sequence ATGAGAATTTCTCGTTCCATCATCATTTGCCTAACTTTTGTCAGTCTTTCGCTGACAGCCCAATCCAAAGCCCCACTCGGTGAGTCCGAAATCAAGGGTTCCAAAAAAATCGAATTCATCAACCGTTCCTTACGTAAGGCTTCCGATGAGATCATCCAAGAAAATACCGAAATTGGTCGTAAACTGGCTGAAACCCTTGCAAAGGAAAATACCGCCACTGTGGATGGAGTCAAAATCCAAAGAGTTCTTCCTGGTGCTGATGGAAAATTGGGAGCCGATATTCTGATTCTTTCCGAATCACAAAGTTTTGACCATGTTAATTCCATTGCACGGATCATTGCTTCCTATGTAGAAAAATCTTTCCAATACAAGGTGGGGAATGCGGAGACTTTGGCTCAGTACATTCTTTATTACAATGCAACGCACCGAAAAGACTCAAAGTTTTTTACAAAAAAATATACAGAAGGAGTTATTACCGCTACTTCTCCTGACAAATTGGGGATTGATACTGTTTATAAAAATTGGCCAGGCAAAACCCAAATCATCATTCCAATTGAAGGAAATATCCTTAAAGATAGTGGAAAAGATCTCACAACGGATGAGTTAGAAAAAGACGTCAACAAAACTGTGAAGGATAAAGAAAAAGACCCCGCCACCAAACAGAAGATGGAAGACGAAGCCAAAAAAATGGATAAGTTGCAAACTGATAAAATCAAAGAAGAAAAAAAGGTTTTGCAAGATAAAAAACAAGATGTTGCAAACGAACAAAAAGACCTCCAAGACAAAAAAGAGGCGCTGAAGAAGAAAGAACAGGAAACAGTTGCAAGCCTAAATGAGTTAAAAAAAGACCCAGTCAAAAACAAAACTGAGATCGAAAAGAAAACCGAAGAAATCAAACAAATCGAACAAGAAAAAAAAGACACTGAGAAAAAGTCGGAAGCGGTAGAGGCAAAAAAAGAAGAACTCAGCAAAAAAGAAGAACAAATCGCGAAAAAAGAAGAAGCACGCACTGGAACCACTTCAGGCGACTCAGCTAAAAAAGAAGATACCGTGCAAAAGGTAGAAGCTAAAGTTGAAGAACTAAAATCAGAACTTGCACAAACCAAAGAGGAACTGAAGAAAAAAGAAGAACAAAGTGACAATGTAGTGAACAATAAAATTCTTTTTATGAAGTTTATCAAGTATGATACAGATGGTCACTATTCAAATGAACTTTGGGCCATTGATCCTGCAAAAGATGATGCTCTTTTTAAAAGTCCATACAACAATATTTGTTCTAAGGAATTTAAAGAAATCGCCAACCAAGGGGTTCTTGTTCTCGGTTATGATGGAGAAAAGGTCGAAAATAGAAAACACAAACTTGTGTTGCTTGACCCAGACAAACTCGGTGTGAAAAAAACAAGTGAGTCTGCAGATATTTTCTGGAGAACTCCGATGATCAATCGGGAAGACAAAATCTATGTGATCGAAAAAGTAAAAGACAAATACCATGTGGCTCGTTTTAAATCTGATTTAACCTTTGAAAAAAGAACAGAAGAAGCCGTAGAAGAAAACTCAGAACTCACATTTTTTGGGGACAAAATTTATGTGACCGGCAAACCAAAAGAAGGTGATAAAACCACCATTAAAGTATTTAAGAAAGAAGATTTAAGCCTACTCAAAACCATCGCTCCGTAA
- a CDS encoding MFS transporter: MKYISKTVWVLSLVSLFTDIASEMLYPVLPIYLKSIGYSILFIGILEGITEVVAGYGKGYFGQLSDVTGKRVPFVRLGYTLSAISKPLLSIGQVPFVVLFSRILDRIGKGVRTGARDAILSAEATNKTKARVFGFHRSMDTLGAVLGPSLALVYLYFHPKDYAFLFYFAFLPGMIAIGFTFFLKEKSNQSIHTNLTKQNHSLFSFLSYWKKTNSNYRKLVGGLLVFAFWNSSDVFLILKSKEAGLEDQQVIGIYIFYNLVYAVFSYPLGVFADKIGLKKMFLCGLGIYAVVYLLMGITQNPFLIIMAFFLYGIYAAATEGISKAWISNVIPSNETATGIGMYAGLQSISAFFASFIAGWLWFLFGAPVTFFVTGVIVVFVVLYFLTVQITEEPKV; the protein is encoded by the coding sequence TTGAAATACATATCTAAAACCGTTTGGGTTTTATCGCTTGTGAGTCTTTTTACGGACATTGCAAGCGAGATGTTGTATCCCGTTTTACCAATTTATCTCAAATCAATTGGATATTCGATTCTCTTTATTGGCATCTTAGAAGGAATCACGGAAGTAGTAGCCGGCTACGGAAAGGGATACTTCGGCCAACTGTCAGATGTTACAGGTAAACGTGTCCCTTTTGTAAGACTGGGCTACACCTTAAGCGCTATATCAAAACCCTTATTAAGTATTGGCCAAGTCCCATTTGTTGTCTTATTCTCGCGCATTTTGGATCGAATTGGAAAAGGAGTCAGAACAGGAGCAAGGGATGCTATTTTATCCGCAGAAGCCACCAATAAAACTAAGGCTAGAGTATTTGGATTTCATCGTTCTATGGATACATTGGGTGCAGTCCTTGGTCCAAGTCTCGCTTTAGTATACCTGTATTTCCATCCTAAAGATTATGCATTTTTATTTTATTTTGCATTTTTGCCAGGTATGATTGCGATCGGATTTACTTTTTTTTTGAAGGAAAAATCGAATCAATCCATTCATACGAATTTAACGAAACAAAACCATTCTCTATTTTCTTTTCTTTCTTATTGGAAAAAAACAAATTCCAACTACAGAAAGTTAGTTGGCGGATTGTTAGTGTTTGCATTTTGGAATAGTTCTGATGTGTTTTTGATATTAAAATCGAAAGAAGCGGGACTTGAAGATCAACAAGTCATAGGGATTTATATTTTTTATAATTTAGTTTATGCAGTTTTCTCTTACCCACTTGGAGTATTCGCTGATAAAATTGGACTAAAAAAAATGTTCCTATGTGGTCTCGGAATTTATGCCGTTGTTTATTTACTAATGGGAATAACCCAAAATCCATTTTTAATAATAATGGCATTTTTTTTGTATGGTATTTATGCAGCTGCAACGGAAGGGATTTCTAAAGCTTGGATTAGTAATGTCATTCCAAGTAATGAAACGGCTACAGGGATTGGGATGTATGCCGGACTACAAAGTATTTCTGCGTTCTTTGCCAGTTTTATTGCAGGTTGGTTATGGTTTCTTTTTGGAGCTCCAGTCACTTTTTTTGTTACTGGAGTTATAGTCGTTTTTGTTGTTCTTTATTTTCTTACGGTACAAATAACAGAAGAACCGAAAGTTTAA
- a CDS encoding tetratricopeptide repeat protein, which produces MNRIIVTLTGFLFIVAGLSTAYYQTNISAKEDKSQAILEKIAEGEEYLKQSNPQSKERAIAIFSELAGKKGLEKYEFQIKYNQARALEKNSDFYPALDIYKDLKKNSNLKADEKEKLSYSLGNLLLKVGNESEGKAHLESVLQLSSDNKLRSKSFLSLGDFYYRTGQFETARKNYTLALQEDPNNTESRIGWGRSLRKLGKDWASFDVFDEYIETADQLAGADEKVVGEYKDSVLKDAKDNYTKKQYGKAIELFQKVISVNPTPKKEEEALYYIALSYDAMGKQVESLTYINKVLNNSDYSLDQAALYKKGTIYFRQGKFEKAAGIFQTIVDKYPKNQITDKAIAWKKESLDQFTDHNDLDDSDVSSDSNSSKPSSLSNRPESGNDLEF; this is translated from the coding sequence ATGAATCGAATCATAGTAACTTTAACTGGTTTTTTATTTATAGTTGCAGGTCTTTCTACTGCATACTACCAAACAAATATTTCAGCTAAAGAAGATAAATCACAAGCCATTTTGGAAAAAATTGCGGAAGGAGAAGAATACTTAAAACAATCTAATCCGCAGAGTAAAGAGCGAGCAATTGCCATCTTTTCCGAGTTAGCTGGAAAGAAAGGGTTAGAAAAGTATGAATTCCAAATTAAATACAACCAAGCAAGAGCCTTAGAGAAAAACTCTGATTTTTATCCTGCGCTTGATATTTATAAAGATCTAAAAAAGAATTCCAATCTGAAGGCTGATGAAAAAGAAAAACTAAGTTATTCTCTTGGGAACCTACTATTAAAAGTTGGAAATGAATCGGAAGGCAAGGCCCATTTGGAATCCGTTTTGCAATTGAGTTCGGATAACAAACTTAGATCTAAATCATTTCTTTCCCTTGGGGATTTTTATTATAGAACAGGGCAATTTGAAACTGCTCGTAAAAACTATACATTAGCTCTTCAAGAAGATCCTAACAATACAGAATCAAGAATTGGTTGGGGTAGGTCACTTCGCAAACTTGGAAAAGACTGGGCTTCATTTGACGTATTTGATGAATACATTGAAACTGCTGACCAATTGGCTGGTGCCGATGAAAAAGTGGTCGGGGAATATAAGGACTCAGTATTAAAAGACGCAAAAGATAATTACACCAAAAAACAATATGGAAAGGCGATCGAACTTTTCCAAAAAGTAATCAGTGTGAATCCAACCCCAAAAAAAGAGGAGGAAGCATTATACTATATTGCTCTTTCCTATGATGCGATGGGAAAACAAGTAGAATCTCTGACTTATATAAATAAGGTACTAAATAACAGCGATTATTCGCTCGACCAAGCAGCTTTATACAAAAAAGGAACTATTTATTTCAGACAAGGTAAGTTTGAAAAAGCAGCAGGAATCTTTCAAACAATTGTAGATAAATACCCTAAAAACCAGATTACCGACAAGGCGATTGCATGGAAAAAAGAATCACTCGATCAGTTTACCGACCACAATGATCTTGATGATTCAGATGTATCGTCTGATTCAAATTCATCTAAACCAAGTTCGTTGTCAAATCGACCTGAATCTGGAAATGATTTAGAGTTTTAG
- a CDS encoding tetratricopeptide repeat protein produces the protein MKFSIQFWMALLLMSQFPVWADSGFEESRYPTIAKAIHASILPDKKSIRLDWDPPKQEGEIIVARSTVMIDSPEKLYIADSLGRYKASGANATRVYFDYNLKPGTYYYAIVMVTDVRRREVKLFSNQNYTVVPVHIEEENGTPVVGQNPDFPAFPADAGIQSMVGGVSGITANIERKFVRLNWTPPNGATAGRTMYTVYRSNSPLTSLPLMQKAEKLAELTHPVNSFLDQDLDKSQTLYYGVSVKQVGGEETLPLEDKKSTLRVFYIKQTEKNNAEVIVEESPKKPKPEVASNEPRADLGGAMHVRGLGYERVGKGAVISWLSPEAADETTVYSLYASVKPLNQGTSSFGQGSVVKVATVLHPKTNFFIKELKEIDELYFGVTAKSNGIPEDYNLKENVSYFKYNFSKDILPQEEPNVVAESHPKKEPEKTENYKNEHAVTPTDTLSPKETAESVNDLREEPSATVNYDLGQTDLNRIIKETVIRKKYETAVYRLEEYLKYETNTYLRGKAMFFLGVSALKTGDTKKALKCFLKRETKSYSPTRVEFWTNQTLSQAGRGNL, from the coding sequence ATGAAGTTCTCGATTCAATTCTGGATGGCTCTATTGCTAATGTCTCAATTCCCTGTTTGGGCAGATTCTGGATTTGAGGAGAGTCGGTATCCGACGATTGCCAAAGCAATCCACGCAAGTATCCTTCCCGATAAAAAATCGATTCGTTTGGATTGGGACCCACCCAAACAGGAAGGGGAAATCATCGTAGCTCGTTCCACGGTTATGATTGATAGCCCTGAAAAACTTTATATTGCAGATTCTCTAGGCAGATACAAAGCATCAGGAGCAAATGCAACACGTGTTTATTTTGATTATAATTTAAAACCAGGCACTTATTACTATGCAATTGTCATGGTAACGGATGTTCGCCGTAGAGAAGTAAAACTTTTTTCAAACCAAAACTATACGGTGGTTCCCGTCCATATTGAAGAAGAGAATGGAACACCAGTTGTCGGACAAAATCCAGATTTTCCTGCCTTTCCAGCGGATGCAGGGATCCAATCCATGGTAGGTGGGGTGTCAGGAATTACTGCGAATATTGAAAGAAAGTTTGTGCGTTTGAATTGGACACCACCAAACGGTGCGACTGCGGGACGAACAATGTATACCGTTTATCGGTCTAACTCACCTTTGACTAGTTTGCCCTTGATGCAAAAGGCGGAAAAATTAGCAGAACTCACTCATCCAGTAAATTCATTTTTAGATCAAGATTTGGATAAATCACAAACTCTTTATTACGGCGTCTCTGTGAAACAAGTTGGTGGCGAAGAAACTCTTCCTTTGGAGGATAAAAAATCCACCTTACGGGTGTTTTATATTAAGCAGACTGAAAAAAATAATGCAGAGGTCATTGTAGAAGAATCACCTAAAAAACCAAAACCTGAAGTGGCATCCAATGAACCAAGAGCCGATCTCGGAGGTGCCATGCATGTTAGAGGACTTGGTTACGAACGTGTGGGCAAAGGAGCCGTGATTAGTTGGCTTAGCCCTGAAGCAGCTGATGAAACAACAGTTTACAGTTTATACGCATCAGTGAAACCTTTAAATCAGGGAACTTCTTCTTTTGGCCAAGGATCAGTGGTAAAGGTGGCAACAGTTCTACACCCAAAAACCAATTTTTTTATCAAAGAACTGAAAGAAATTGATGAATTGTATTTTGGTGTGACAGCCAAATCAAATGGAATTCCAGAAGATTATAATTTAAAAGAAAACGTATCTTATTTTAAATACAATTTTTCCAAGGATATTCTTCCACAAGAAGAACCAAATGTGGTTGCTGAGTCGCATCCAAAAAAAGAACCAGAAAAAACAGAAAATTATAAAAATGAACATGCAGTAACTCCAACCGATACATTGTCACCGAAAGAAACCGCAGAATCAGTCAATGATTTGAGGGAAGAGCCTTCGGCGACCGTAAATTATGATTTAGGACAAACCGATTTAAATCGAATCATTAAAGAAACAGTCATTAGAAAAAAATATGAGACAGCCGTATATCGGTTGGAAGAATATTTAAAATATGAAACCAATACTTACTTACGAGGGAAGGCTATGTTTTTTCTTGGAGTGAGTGCATTAAAAACAGGTGATACCAAAAAAGCTTTAAAATGTTTTTTGAAACGGGAAACTAAATCCTATTCACCAACTCGAGTGGAATTTTGGACGAATCAAACCCTAAGTCAAGCGGGTAGAGGAAATTTATGA
- a CDS encoding tetratricopeptide repeat protein produces the protein MENTDIEKPQEDEKFTKIKALAKEAYRFLDQGRFKEAKERLDILLDEDPSNTYGLVGLGDYYAKTKQPEQAIQYYRKCLSGDTTNKFSLMGLMNAYRDLNSLKRIIEVAEEFHHITITDASILSRVADAHRKLKNFKESEVYYMEALQINPNDQYVIVGLGHLYFACQRYVDAIQWWEKLLSSQPNNIKILTEIGNSYRKIKDFDKAILYYDRAKDLDPKNFFALYGLAESYRGKKDFKTAITYWEKILESDPENKLIINRYADSLRGLGNYDKALECFNKILASGDDYFALLGKAAALRLIGDLEKAEEIYLGLLTKSPSDPRPALELSDLWDIMGKKVQAIKLLEDLAKKNPSNEAIRERIEYLKD, from the coding sequence ATGGAAAATACAGATATTGAAAAGCCACAAGAAGATGAAAAGTTCACAAAAATAAAAGCCCTTGCAAAAGAGGCCTATCGTTTTCTTGATCAGGGACGTTTCAAAGAAGCGAAAGAACGATTAGACATATTACTTGATGAAGATCCTTCCAATACATACGGCCTCGTTGGTCTTGGCGATTATTATGCAAAAACCAAACAACCTGAGCAGGCAATCCAATACTATCGTAAATGTTTGAGCGGGGATACAACCAATAAGTTCTCACTTATGGGACTTATGAATGCCTACAGAGATTTAAATAGCCTCAAAAGAATCATTGAAGTTGCGGAAGAATTTCACCACATAACAATAACAGATGCTAGTATCCTATCAAGAGTGGCAGATGCACACAGAAAGTTAAAAAACTTCAAAGAATCCGAAGTGTACTATATGGAAGCACTTCAAATCAACCCAAACGATCAATATGTAATTGTAGGACTTGGACATTTATACTTTGCTTGCCAAAGGTATGTGGATGCCATCCAATGGTGGGAAAAATTACTCTCAAGCCAACCAAACAATATTAAGATCTTAACAGAGATAGGAAACAGTTACCGCAAAATCAAAGACTTTGATAAAGCCATTCTTTATTACGACCGCGCCAAAGATCTCGACCCAAAAAACTTTTTTGCCCTCTATGGACTCGCAGAATCTTATCGTGGTAAAAAGGATTTTAAAACGGCCATCACCTATTGGGAAAAAATTCTTGAGTCCGATCCGGAAAACAAACTCATCATCAACAGGTATGCAGATTCCCTTAGAGGTCTTGGCAATTATGATAAGGCTTTGGAATGTTTTAACAAAATTCTTGCCAGTGGCGATGATTACTTTGCTCTTCTCGGGAAAGCGGCCGCCTTACGCCTAATTGGGGATCTTGAAAAAGCAGAAGAAATTTATTTAGGACTTCTCACTAAATCTCCGAGTGATCCAAGGCCAGCTCTCGAACTTTCTGATCTTTGGGACATTATGGGAAAAAAAGTTCAAGCCATCAAACTTCTTGAGGATTTAGCTAAAAAAAATCCATCCAATGAAGCCATCCGAGAAAGGATTGAATATTTAAAAGATTAA
- the rpiB gene encoding ribose 5-phosphate isomerase B — translation MKEKIGIASDHGGFALKEFLRKSLEETYEIVDYGTKSEESVDYPTIIGDACRKVLSGEVPRLIALCGTGIGASIAANRFKGIRAALCHDEFTAEMSKRHNNANVLVLGGRVLGTDLAQRIVKKWIETEFEGGRHQKRLGLIEEQS, via the coding sequence ATGAAAGAAAAAATTGGAATTGCATCTGATCATGGAGGATTTGCCCTCAAAGAATTCCTCCGGAAAAGTCTCGAGGAAACTTACGAAATTGTCGATTACGGAACTAAGAGCGAAGAGTCCGTCGACTACCCCACCATCATCGGAGATGCCTGCCGAAAGGTTCTTTCCGGTGAAGTTCCTAGACTCATCGCCCTTTGCGGGACAGGCATTGGAGCATCCATTGCTGCCAACCGTTTCAAAGGCATTCGAGCGGCCCTTTGCCATGATGAGTTTACGGCGGAGATGTCCAAACGCCATAACAATGCCAATGTACTCGTTTTAGGGGGAAGGGTTCTCGGAACAGATTTAGCACAGAGAATCGTAAAAAAATGGATAGAAACAGAATTCGAAGGTGGACGGCACCAAAAAAGATTGGGACTGATAGAAGAACAGTCTTAA
- a CDS encoding CopG family transcriptional regulator: MAKIDKRFQILLSEEEQILLKNEASRRGISQGELIRMALKNEIIQKSELVRRKALISLTELLD, translated from the coding sequence ATGGCAAAAATTGATAAACGGTTTCAGATCCTACTTTCCGAAGAAGAACAAATTTTATTAAAAAATGAAGCTTCCAGAAGAGGAATCTCCCAGGGAGAACTCATTCGAATGGCTTTAAAAAATGAAATCATCCAAAAATCGGAACTTGTGAGAAGAAAGGCCCTCATATCCTTGACGGAGTTACTGGATTGA
- a CDS encoding metalloenzyme: protein MIFYVFLDGVGIADYDPKSNPFSRFAKGFLAPVGGIPKSDADLPVSPSQIHYVKTDAHMGVSGLPQSATGQTALWTGIPGPKVLGRHVSGFPTITLRKIISKYSLIKVLNENGKLSDFLNCFSPPYLKHVEEKPKLVSASTLVQLASGRPLKNFDDLSNERGLYMDLTHEIMGTLGIEMLKPGDPLLNRRDPYELGKKSLSRFAHYQLALYEYFLTDKVGHAMDWEKAEHVIQNLENFFRGILESLDPKKDLLIVSSDHGNMEDLSQKNHTENPAATILYGKDADRFAENIHSLADIVPEIYKTFGMEEAIHNTKTNEFLIESD, encoded by the coding sequence ATGATTTTTTATGTATTTTTGGACGGAGTGGGCATCGCAGACTACGACCCCAAATCCAACCCTTTTAGCCGATTTGCCAAAGGATTTTTAGCACCTGTGGGAGGAATTCCAAAGTCAGATGCCGATTTACCAGTTTCGCCTTCCCAAATCCATTATGTCAAAACCGATGCGCATATGGGTGTTTCTGGCCTTCCCCAATCTGCCACTGGCCAAACAGCACTTTGGACTGGAATCCCTGGTCCTAAAGTTCTTGGTCGACATGTGAGTGGGTTTCCGACCATCACCCTTCGCAAAATCATTTCGAAATATTCACTCATCAAAGTATTAAATGAAAATGGAAAGTTAAGCGATTTTCTAAATTGTTTTTCTCCCCCCTACCTCAAACACGTAGAGGAAAAACCCAAACTAGTTTCTGCCTCTACCTTAGTCCAGTTGGCAAGTGGTCGGCCTTTAAAAAACTTTGATGACCTCTCGAATGAAAGAGGTTTATACATGGATTTAACCCATGAGATCATGGGAACTCTTGGGATTGAAATGTTAAAACCAGGAGATCCTCTACTCAACAGAAGAGATCCGTACGAACTCGGCAAAAAATCTCTTTCTCGTTTTGCCCACTACCAATTGGCTTTGTATGAATATTTTCTGACAGATAAAGTAGGTCATGCAATGGATTGGGAAAAGGCAGAACATGTAATCCAAAACTTAGAAAATTTTTTTCGTGGGATATTGGAAAGTTTAGATCCAAAAAAGGACCTACTCATTGTTTCAAGTGATCATGGAAATATGGAAGATTTAAGTCAAAAAAACCATACGGAAAACCCGGCGGCCACCATCCTATATGGAAAGGATGCTGACCGCTTCGCAGAAAATATACATTCGCTTGCGGATATTGTCCCGGAAATTTACAAAACTTTCGGAATGGAAGAAGCCATTCACAATACCAAAACGAATGAATTTCTAATTGAATCCGACTAA